The Desulfatitalea tepidiphila genome window below encodes:
- a CDS encoding prephenate dehydrogenase/arogenate dehydrogenase family protein, protein MIGLIGYGRFGRLTVRHLSRDMEVAVYTRGAEKAADIAAAGGRLVSIEEACARNIVIVCVPISAMQATLAQIAPLLRPGVTVADVCSVKEYPARWMRQLLPASVEILATHPMFGPDSAAHSLQGHKIVLCPERIRPERYEKIKAWLSARQLQIIETTPAEHDRKIALSLSLTHFIGRTLSEFGAQPLDIDTEGYKRLLHILGVVKNDTWQLFEDMHRYNPYAREKREAFMAAMARIHDHLKEKEDQGPNLMG, encoded by the coding sequence ATGATCGGTCTGATCGGATACGGGCGCTTCGGCCGCCTGACCGTGCGCCATCTCTCCAGAGACATGGAGGTGGCGGTCTATACCCGCGGTGCGGAAAAGGCTGCGGATATCGCGGCCGCCGGCGGACGGCTGGTCTCGATAGAGGAGGCCTGCGCCCGGAACATCGTCATCGTCTGCGTGCCCATATCGGCCATGCAGGCCACCCTGGCGCAAATCGCCCCCTTGCTGCGGCCCGGCGTCACGGTGGCCGATGTGTGCTCGGTCAAGGAGTATCCGGCCCGCTGGATGCGGCAACTGCTGCCGGCGTCGGTGGAGATTCTGGCCACCCATCCCATGTTCGGGCCGGACAGCGCCGCCCATTCGCTGCAAGGCCACAAAATCGTCCTCTGCCCGGAGCGCATCCGTCCTGAAAGATATGAAAAAATCAAAGCCTGGCTCAGCGCCAGGCAACTGCAGATCATCGAAACCACCCCTGCCGAGCACGATCGCAAGATCGCACTGAGCCTCTCCCTCACCCATTTCATCGGCCGCACACTGTCCGAATTCGGCGCCCAGCCCCTGGATATCGACACTGAAGGATACAAGCGCCTGCTTCACATCCTCGGGGTGGTCAAAAACGACACCTGGCAGCTCTTCGAAGACATGCACCGGTACAACCCTTACGCCCGCGAAAAGCGCGAAGCCTTCATGGCGGCCATGGCCCGTATCCACGACCACTTGAAGGAAAAAGAGGATCAGGGCCCCAACCTCATGGGGTAG
- a CDS encoding pyridoxal phosphate-dependent aminotransferase codes for MISAAPHLADRLKQVSESRTTRISTLAQTLRRQGRDIISLAVGEPDFPTPEPIIDATQRALADQQTRYGPVPGEPILREQLAEAFASFGYDRDNILVTNGAKQALYSLFQVLCDPGDEVILTRPCWVSFTEQIKLAGATPVLVEAAADFQLDPECIARAVTARTCAILVNSPNNPTGAIYEPSALAETARLAADRGIYLISDEAYHAFTYDGREHHMVLASSPDPRRVITVRSFSKHFNMTGFRLGYVAADKAIVLALARLQSHLTGNVCSFAQYGALAALRMDPAIVAQRRAALQNRRDTAEALVRTLFPCSHGAGAFYLFPDVNACLRAGETSEDLAERLLNRAGVAVVPGEAFHGPGHIRISYGIDETLLRRAFKNIKEVL; via the coding sequence ATGATCAGCGCCGCCCCCCATCTGGCCGACCGGCTCAAGCAGGTGAGCGAGTCCCGTACCACCCGCATCTCCACGCTCGCCCAGACCCTGCGCCGGCAAGGACGAGACATCATCAGCCTGGCCGTGGGCGAGCCCGACTTTCCCACGCCCGAGCCGATCATCGACGCGACCCAACGCGCCCTGGCCGACCAGCAGACCCGTTACGGCCCTGTTCCAGGCGAGCCCATCCTGCGGGAGCAATTGGCCGAGGCGTTCGCATCGTTCGGCTACGATCGCGACAACATTCTGGTGACCAACGGCGCCAAGCAGGCCTTGTACTCCCTTTTCCAGGTGCTGTGCGATCCCGGCGACGAAGTGATCCTGACGCGGCCGTGCTGGGTCAGCTTCACCGAACAGATCAAGCTGGCCGGCGCAACGCCGGTGCTGGTCGAAGCCGCCGCCGATTTCCAACTCGATCCGGAGTGCATCGCCCGGGCCGTCACCGCCCGTACGTGCGCGATCCTGGTCAACAGCCCCAACAATCCCACCGGCGCGATATACGAACCGTCGGCCCTGGCCGAAACCGCCCGATTGGCCGCTGACCGCGGGATCTATCTCATTTCGGACGAGGCCTATCACGCCTTTACCTATGACGGCCGCGAGCATCACATGGTCCTGGCAAGCAGTCCGGACCCCCGGCGGGTGATCACGGTGCGCAGCTTTTCCAAGCATTTTAACATGACCGGTTTCCGCCTGGGATATGTCGCGGCCGACAAGGCGATCGTACTCGCCCTGGCCCGCCTGCAGAGCCATCTGACCGGCAATGTCTGCAGCTTCGCCCAATACGGCGCCCTGGCGGCCCTGCGCATGGACCCGGCGATCGTGGCGCAGCGGCGCGCCGCGTTACAAAATCGCCGGGACACGGCCGAGGCCCTTGTCCGGACACTTTTCCCCTGTTCCCACGGGGCGGGCGCCTTCTACCTCTTTCCGGATGTCAACGCCTGCCTGCGGGCGGGTGAAACCAGCGAGGACCTGGCCGAACGCCTGCTCAATCGGGCCGGGGTGGCGGTGGTGCCGGGGGAGGCCTTTCATGGACCGGGCCACATCCGTATCTCCTATGGCATCGACGAGACCCTTCTGCGGCGCGCATTCAAGAACATCAAAGAGGTGCTATGA
- the aroC gene encoding chorismate synthase, whose amino-acid sequence MSSTLGTLFRVTTFGESHCKGVGAVVDGCPPNLALSEADIQPQLDRRRPGQSKMTTDRQEADRVTILSGVENGRTLGTPIGLFVPNRDQRPGDYEEMSQIPRPSHADYTYQMKYGIRAASGGGRSSARETIGRVAAGAIAEKILSERFGVQIVAWVSAVADVLSGEVDMATITRDRVDGNFIRCPDESAARQMMAAVRAARDDQDSLGGVVTCVCRNVPAGLGEPVFDKLEAQLARAMLSIPATKGFEIGSGFAGTRLRGSRHNDPFVQKEGRLGTLTNNSGGIQGGISNGEPIYFRVAFKPPATIGSPQKTVDFSGASAVLAAKGRHDPCVVPRAVPIVEAMAALVLMDSMLRQAARCIGNLQP is encoded by the coding sequence ATGTCCAGCACGCTTGGCACTTTGTTCCGCGTCACCACCTTTGGCGAGTCCCACTGCAAGGGGGTGGGCGCTGTGGTGGACGGCTGTCCGCCCAACCTGGCATTGAGCGAAGCCGATATTCAGCCCCAACTCGACCGCCGGCGACCTGGACAGAGCAAAATGACCACCGACCGCCAGGAGGCCGACCGGGTGACGATCCTTTCGGGCGTCGAAAACGGCCGTACACTGGGTACGCCCATCGGACTGTTCGTGCCCAACCGCGACCAGCGTCCCGGCGACTATGAAGAGATGTCCCAAATTCCGCGGCCATCCCATGCCGATTATACCTACCAGATGAAGTACGGTATTCGTGCGGCCAGCGGCGGGGGCCGCTCCAGCGCGAGGGAGACCATCGGGCGCGTGGCGGCCGGGGCCATCGCCGAAAAGATCCTGAGCGAGCGTTTCGGGGTGCAGATCGTAGCCTGGGTCAGTGCCGTGGCCGATGTACTTTCCGGGGAGGTGGATATGGCGACGATCACCCGGGATCGGGTCGATGGCAACTTTATTCGCTGTCCGGACGAATCGGCTGCCCGGCAGATGATGGCCGCTGTGCGGGCGGCCCGGGACGATCAGGATTCGTTGGGCGGAGTGGTCACCTGCGTGTGCCGGAACGTACCCGCTGGGCTGGGTGAACCGGTCTTCGACAAGCTCGAAGCCCAGCTGGCGCGAGCCATGCTTTCCATCCCGGCCACCAAAGGCTTCGAGATCGGCTCCGGATTTGCCGGCACGCGCCTGCGCGGTTCCCGGCACAACGATCCTTTCGTTCAAAAAGAGGGCCGCCTGGGCACCCTTACCAACAACAGCGGCGGTATTCAGGGCGGCATCAGCAACGGGGAACCCATCTATTTCCGGGTGGCCTTCAAACCACCGGCCACCATCGGCAGCCCGCAAAAGACGGTCGATTTCAGCGGCGCGTCGGCTGTGCTGGCGGCCAAAGGCCGCCACGACCCTTGCGTGGTGCCCCGGGCCGTTCCCATCGTCGAAGCCATGGCGGCCCTGGTGCTGATGGACAGCATGCTGCGCCAGGCAGCCCGCTGTATCGGGAATCTGCAACCATGA
- the aroA gene encoding 3-phosphoshikimate 1-carboxyvinyltransferase — translation MIRIEAQTIKEDLTVQVPGSKSYTHRLLIAAALSDGRCRISNPLRSEDTRLTFEALKQMGIQGEDLGDDMVIEGAHGRLAPCADPIDLGNSGTSMRLLSGLAILGRGDYQFTGTPRMCERPMQALLDSLQQLGIDARSTKGNGCPPIVVPGGPPTGRHTTIDCGTSSQYLSALLLTAPCLERGLVIDVTRGPVSRPYIDMTAGIMKRFGIELHQDGYTHFEVHGGQTYRSGDHTVEPDGSQAGYFWAAGAITGAKVKVLGVTPSSCQGDVGLAEVFGRMGCRVDHDPDGTAVTGGDLSAIDIDMGHMPDMVPTLAVVAAFARGTTVIRNVAHLRAKESDRLAAVSQELGKMGIATHCGPDELRVTGGQPHGATIETYDDHRIAMCFAVSGLRVPGVVITGEGCVAKSFPNFWEVFQTLYA, via the coding sequence ATGATTCGGATTGAAGCCCAAACCATCAAAGAGGACCTCACCGTACAGGTGCCCGGCTCCAAGAGCTATACCCACCGCTTGCTCATCGCCGCCGCCTTGTCCGACGGCCGATGCCGGATCAGCAATCCGCTACGTAGCGAAGACACCCGCTTGACCTTCGAGGCCTTGAAACAGATGGGGATCCAGGGTGAGGATCTGGGCGACGATATGGTCATCGAAGGCGCCCATGGCCGCCTGGCCCCGTGCGCCGATCCCATCGACCTGGGCAATTCGGGCACCTCCATGCGCCTGCTCAGCGGCCTGGCCATCCTGGGCCGCGGCGACTACCAGTTTACCGGCACCCCGCGCATGTGCGAGCGCCCCATGCAGGCCCTGCTCGACAGTCTGCAGCAGCTGGGCATCGATGCCCGCTCGACAAAGGGCAACGGCTGCCCGCCCATCGTCGTGCCCGGCGGCCCGCCGACCGGGCGGCACACCACCATCGATTGCGGCACCAGCAGCCAATACCTTTCGGCCCTGTTGCTGACGGCCCCTTGCCTTGAGCGCGGACTCGTCATCGACGTCACCCGCGGGCCTGTCTCCCGACCCTACATCGACATGACCGCCGGCATCATGAAACGGTTTGGTATCGAGCTGCACCAGGATGGATATACCCATTTCGAAGTGCATGGCGGACAAACCTACCGCTCCGGCGATCACACGGTCGAACCGGACGGCTCCCAGGCCGGCTATTTCTGGGCGGCCGGTGCCATCACCGGCGCCAAGGTCAAAGTCCTCGGGGTCACGCCCTCTTCCTGCCAGGGCGATGTGGGGCTGGCCGAGGTCTTCGGCCGAATGGGGTGCCGCGTTGATCATGACCCGGACGGCACGGCCGTGACCGGTGGCGACCTGTCCGCCATCGATATCGACATGGGCCACATGCCCGACATGGTGCCCACCCTGGCCGTGGTAGCCGCTTTTGCCAGGGGCACCACGGTGATCCGCAACGTGGCGCACCTGCGCGCCAAGGAGAGCGATCGCCTGGCGGCCGTCTCCCAGGAGTTGGGCAAAATGGGCATCGCCACCCACTGCGGCCCGGACGAGTTGCGCGTCACCGGCGGGCAACCCCACGGGGCCACCATTGAAACCTATGACGATCACCGCATCGCGATGTGTTTCGCCGTGAGCGGTCTGAGAGTGCCGGGTGTGGTCATCACCGGCGAAGGCTGCGTGGCCAAGTCGTTTCCCAATTTTTGGGAAGTATTCCAAACGCTGTATGCGTAA
- a CDS encoding ABC1 kinase family protein yields MEFSFSSRRIRGIRHFGAISRVLIKHGLGEVSERLWRRKTDAAGMTKGGLPNPARVRRALEELGPSFIKLGQLMSTRGDIFPPDYIEELSKLQDRVPPVPFEQIQTIIESELKQPLSQIFDHFDPQSMAAASVAQVHSAYLKSGEKVAVKVIRPGIDKLIRKDIEVMYYFAARIEKRYELGRILGAVNLVKEFERTIFRELDMLVEAGNIERFTQNFKDNDEIYIPKVYWLYTSKSVLVMEHIDGIKMDQVDEIRRNGIDPQEVAMIGLRSFSRQLMQAGIFHADPHPGNTIVMYDGRVSLVDFGIVGYLDEETMLQIANVFLGFSEHDYDMVMEAFEAAGLIHPEAVDFIQFRMDLKEISEPFYGRALKTIAVKDVYDQIMRLVHKYRVALPRNLLLLLKTFIQTEALGKILDSDASLLEVTRPYAKRLLQRGYEAQKIFKNIGRDAKAAGGYLRWMPKLTHDILRRLALGEHRLDLRHGGLEEASSKFETGLNRLTIGIVVSASIIAASMILNATAPDMLAIDISLFGLTRMPLTQLLGLTGYCIATILGLWLIFSIIRSGKL; encoded by the coding sequence ATGGAGTTTTCGTTTAGCAGCCGCCGAATTCGCGGTATCCGGCACTTCGGTGCCATTTCACGCGTATTGATCAAACACGGACTCGGCGAAGTCTCCGAGCGCCTGTGGCGTCGCAAAACGGACGCCGCTGGAATGACCAAAGGGGGATTGCCCAACCCCGCACGCGTCCGGCGGGCCCTCGAGGAGCTCGGGCCGAGCTTCATCAAGCTGGGCCAGTTGATGAGTACGCGCGGCGATATTTTTCCCCCTGATTACATCGAAGAGTTGAGCAAGTTGCAGGATCGCGTTCCGCCCGTCCCGTTCGAACAGATTCAGACGATCATCGAAAGTGAATTGAAGCAGCCCTTGTCACAGATCTTCGACCATTTCGATCCCCAATCCATGGCCGCGGCATCGGTGGCCCAGGTGCATTCGGCCTATTTGAAAAGCGGCGAAAAAGTGGCGGTGAAAGTGATCCGCCCCGGTATCGACAAGCTTATCCGCAAGGATATCGAGGTGATGTACTATTTTGCGGCCAGGATCGAAAAGCGTTATGAGCTGGGACGCATCCTAGGCGCGGTCAATCTCGTCAAGGAGTTCGAGCGGACCATTTTCCGGGAACTCGACATGCTGGTGGAGGCCGGCAATATCGAGCGCTTCACCCAGAACTTCAAAGACAACGACGAGATATACATTCCCAAGGTCTACTGGCTCTACACCTCCAAATCGGTGTTGGTCATGGAGCACATCGACGGCATCAAGATGGATCAGGTCGACGAGATCCGGCGCAACGGCATCGACCCTCAGGAGGTGGCCATGATCGGGTTGCGCTCGTTTTCCCGGCAGCTGATGCAGGCGGGAATTTTTCATGCCGATCCCCACCCGGGCAACACCATCGTGATGTACGACGGCCGCGTCAGCCTGGTCGATTTCGGCATCGTGGGCTATCTGGATGAAGAGACCATGCTGCAGATCGCCAACGTCTTTCTGGGGTTTTCCGAACACGACTACGACATGGTGATGGAGGCCTTCGAGGCCGCCGGCCTGATTCATCCGGAAGCGGTGGATTTCATCCAATTTCGTATGGACCTGAAAGAGATCAGCGAGCCATTTTACGGCCGCGCCCTCAAAACCATTGCGGTCAAGGATGTCTACGATCAGATCATGCGCCTGGTGCATAAATACCGCGTTGCCCTCCCCCGCAACCTGTTGCTGCTCCTCAAAACCTTCATCCAGACCGAAGCCCTGGGTAAAATTTTAGATTCGGACGCCAGCCTGCTGGAGGTGACCCGCCCCTATGCCAAGCGGCTGCTGCAGCGCGGGTACGAGGCGCAGAAAATCTTCAAGAACATCGGCCGCGACGCCAAGGCGGCCGGCGGGTACCTGCGCTGGATGCCCAAGTTGACCCACGACATCCTGCGCCGCCTGGCCCTCGGCGAGCACCGCCTGGACCTGCGGCACGGTGGATTGGAGGAGGCCTCGAGCAAGTTCGAGACCGGCCTGAACCGCCTGACCATCGGCATCGTGGTGTCGGCCTCCATCATCGCCGCATCGATGATCCTCAACGCCACGGCCCCCGACATGCTCGCTATCGATATTTCCCTGTTCGGTCTAACCCGCATGCCCCTCACCCAACTGCTGGGCCTGACCGGTTACTGCATCGCCACGATCCTGGGGTTGTGGCTGATCTTTTCGATCATCCGGTCGGGAAAACTATAG
- a CDS encoding radical SAM protein: protein MSAPTPSPRPFIVPVFIPHAGCPHRCIFCNQHATTGQKASMPSLVDLRKHIDEFLAHRRDPNRYTEISFYGGTFLGLAKEQIQLLLATAAGYVRKGVVDGIRFSTRPDTIDAERLELIAPYPVTTVELGVQSMRDDVLAHSARGHTAEETRRAVTLLADRPYQIGLQMMIGLPGDTAAGALSTGRQLAGLNPDFVRIYPTVVFKGSPLARWYQQGRYEPLSLEAAVALCAELYLIFARHEIPVIRMGLQAGPELEADRDLMAGPFHPAFGELVRSAVWQDAISRHLEKEGTRRRRSANRSAFPPAVPSQGPARRQHHRPAEPARAARHGSAGQGHGARGYGPGERRRLSALVNRHPKISRKQSTQNQSARWISKVSRKSTGRSGASSLVWVCSPIGRPRHSTKTPDGRSGPKKLHRAGKRPHAPAGHNAPRDGAAGGGDDTRDPDAVHSGPALYGSGDDGRHWVDVCRCWEDLPAGRGHRDGGARHDSRRGRL from the coding sequence TTGAGCGCACCCACACCTTCGCCGCGACCGTTCATCGTGCCGGTGTTCATTCCCCATGCCGGCTGCCCCCACCGTTGCATTTTCTGCAACCAGCACGCGACAACGGGCCAAAAGGCCTCCATGCCTTCCCTGGTCGATCTACGCAAGCACATCGACGAGTTCCTGGCGCACCGCCGGGACCCGAACCGCTACACCGAAATATCGTTCTACGGGGGCACGTTTCTGGGCCTGGCGAAGGAACAGATCCAACTCCTCCTGGCAACCGCAGCCGGCTATGTGCGTAAGGGCGTGGTCGATGGCATTCGATTTTCCACCCGCCCCGACACCATCGATGCCGAACGATTGGAACTGATTGCGCCCTATCCGGTCACCACCGTCGAATTGGGTGTGCAATCCATGCGGGACGATGTGCTGGCGCATTCGGCCAGGGGCCACACGGCCGAGGAGACCCGCCGGGCCGTCACCCTGCTCGCCGACCGCCCCTATCAGATCGGCCTCCAGATGATGATCGGACTTCCCGGCGACACGGCCGCCGGTGCGCTATCCACCGGACGCCAACTTGCCGGGCTGAATCCCGATTTTGTGCGCATCTATCCGACCGTCGTGTTCAAGGGCAGCCCCCTGGCCCGCTGGTACCAGCAAGGACGCTACGAACCGCTCTCCCTCGAGGCGGCCGTGGCCCTGTGCGCCGAACTCTACCTGATCTTCGCCCGGCATGAGATTCCGGTCATCCGCATGGGGCTTCAGGCCGGACCGGAACTCGAGGCGGACCGGGATCTGATGGCCGGTCCCTTTCATCCGGCCTTCGGTGAACTGGTCCGTTCGGCGGTCTGGCAGGATGCCATCTCCCGGCATCTGGAAAAAGAGGGGACTCGGCGGCGGCGAAGTGCTAATCGAAGTGCATTCCCGCCTGCTGTCCCAAGTCAAGGGCCGGCACGACGACAACATCATCGCCCTGCTGAACCGGCACGAGCTGCGCGCCATGGAAGTGCGGGCCAAGGACACGGTGCCCGAGGATACGGTCCTGGTGAACGGCGTCGCCTGTCGGCGCTGGTAAACCGGCACCCGAAAATTTCCCGGAAGCAATCCACCCAAAATCAATCCGCCCGGTGGATCTCCAAGGTTTCACGGAAATCCACCGGGCGGTCTGGCGCTTCATCATTGGTTTGGGTTTGCAGCCCTATCGGCCGGCCACGACATTCAACAAAAACCCCGGATGGCCGATCAGGGCCGAAAAAATTACATCGTGCGGGGAAACGCCCACACGCACCGGCCGGGCATAATGCCCCCCGTGATGGGGCCGCGGGGGGTGGTGACGATACGCGGGACCCCGATGCAGTCCATAGTGGCCCGGCCCTTTATGGAAGTGGTGATGATGGCCGCCATTGGGTCGATGTTTGTAGATGTTGGGAGGACCTCCCGGCCGGCCGTGGCCACCGGGATGGTGGGGCGCGGCATGATAGCCGTCGTGGCCGCCTTTGA
- the rnc gene encoding ribonuclease III, with product MDPGNEYLQLQHHLQYQFNDITLLEEALRHSSYVNEQADGGLRDNERLEFLGDAVLNLVIGHLLMRAYPQMREGDLSRIRANMVNETQLADVGRHMDLGRCLMLGKGEIQTGGQEKNSILADAVEAIIAAIYLDGGFEHAFAAIETHFGDLIAAAPDLVSGQDFKSRLQESIQGKIQALPSYRVVDACGPDHDKTFYVEMTAGELKTQGIGKSKKLAEQDAARQALALLEAEKRNRGPEA from the coding sequence ATGGATCCCGGCAACGAATATCTTCAACTCCAGCACCACCTGCAATACCAGTTCAACGATATCACCCTCCTGGAGGAGGCGTTGCGTCACAGTTCCTATGTCAACGAGCAGGCCGACGGCGGATTGCGCGACAACGAACGGCTCGAGTTCCTCGGTGATGCAGTCCTCAATCTGGTCATCGGGCACCTGCTCATGCGCGCCTACCCCCAGATGCGAGAGGGCGATCTTTCCCGCATACGCGCCAACATGGTCAACGAAACCCAACTGGCCGACGTGGGCCGCCACATGGATCTGGGACGCTGCCTGATGCTGGGCAAGGGGGAAATCCAGACCGGGGGCCAGGAAAAAAACTCCATTCTAGCCGATGCCGTAGAGGCGATCATTGCCGCCATCTATCTGGACGGCGGCTTTGAACATGCTTTCGCTGCCATCGAAACCCATTTCGGCGATCTCATCGCGGCGGCTCCCGATCTGGTTTCCGGGCAGGATTTCAAGAGCCGCCTGCAGGAATCCATACAGGGAAAAATCCAGGCCCTGCCGAGCTACCGCGTCGTCGATGCCTGCGGTCCCGACCACGACAAGACCTTTTACGTGGAGATGACGGCCGGAGAACTCAAGACCCAGGGCATCGGCAAGAGCAAAAAGCTGGCCGAACAGGACGCGGCCCGTCAGGCGCTGGCCCTGCTGGAAGCAGAAAAAAGAAATCGGGGACCCGAGGCTTGA
- a CDS encoding PHP domain-containing protein, translating to MGIEPAGNIDLHIHTTASDGTFTPSEIIQMALARGLGAIAITDHDTLAGSRAALAMQPPDHLNILSGVEISTAAPEGFPMAGSLHILGYGVDLDDEPLEQALVDLQHGRDERIPKIVTKLNRAGIPVSIADVMAMVVEGSAGRPHVAQALIRAGVARDVNDAFDRFLAKGQPGYVEKRRIDCRQAIALIRGAGGIAVLAHPYLAPGGQSAALADLLATLCDMGLQGIEAYYSRHSPQNVALYLEMARRFDLVVTGGSDFHGDLIPDILLGNGEGDLSIPYSVYEALLTRIAKQKAA from the coding sequence ATGGGCATAGAACCGGCTGGAAATATTGATCTCCACATCCACACCACCGCCTCGGACGGCACCTTCACGCCTTCGGAAATCATACAGATGGCCCTGGCAAGAGGGCTTGGGGCCATTGCCATAACCGATCATGACACCCTGGCCGGCAGCCGTGCCGCCCTGGCCATGCAACCGCCCGACCACCTGAACATCCTCAGCGGTGTGGAAATCAGCACCGCAGCTCCGGAGGGATTTCCCATGGCCGGCAGCCTCCACATCCTCGGTTACGGGGTGGACCTCGACGACGAGCCCCTCGAACAGGCCCTGGTCGATCTTCAGCATGGCCGGGACGAACGCATTCCCAAGATCGTCACCAAGCTCAATCGGGCAGGCATTCCCGTTTCCATCGCCGATGTGATGGCCATGGTTGTCGAGGGCAGCGCCGGCCGCCCCCATGTGGCCCAAGCCTTGATCCGTGCCGGGGTCGCACGGGATGTCAACGACGCCTTCGACCGCTTTCTGGCCAAGGGGCAGCCGGGTTACGTCGAAAAAAGACGCATCGATTGCCGGCAGGCCATCGCCTTGATTCGTGGTGCCGGCGGCATCGCAGTGCTGGCCCATCCCTATCTGGCGCCCGGCGGACAAAGCGCGGCCCTGGCCGATCTGCTGGCCACCCTTTGCGACATGGGTCTCCAGGGGATCGAGGCCTACTATTCGCGCCACTCGCCCCAAAACGTGGCCCTCTACCTCGAGATGGCCCGCCGGTTCGATCTGGTCGTCACCGGTGGCAGCGATTTTCACGGCGACTTGATACCGGACATTCTCTTGGGCAACGGCGAGGGGGATCTTTCCATCCCCTACTCGGTATACGAAGCCCTCCTTACCAGAATCGCGAAGCAAAAGGCGGCCTGA
- the dksA gene encoding RNA polymerase-binding protein DksA, with product MKKKELKYFEELLRNRLQELLSQADHTVSGMTEQKENFPDPTDRATLESDRNFMLRIRDREHKLIKKIKKALERIENGTFGICESCGEEISIERLKARPMTTQCIECKTKEEAFEKSLGL from the coding sequence ATGAAAAAGAAAGAACTTAAATATTTTGAGGAACTTCTGCGCAACCGACTCCAGGAGCTGTTGAGCCAGGCCGACCATACTGTTTCGGGTATGACCGAGCAGAAAGAGAACTTTCCAGACCCCACAGATCGTGCCACTTTGGAGTCCGATCGCAATTTCATGCTTCGCATTCGGGACCGGGAACACAAGCTGATTAAAAAAATCAAAAAGGCGTTGGAACGCATTGAGAACGGCACTTTCGGCATTTGTGAATCCTGCGGCGAAGAGATCTCCATCGAACGTCTTAAGGCGCGCCCGATGACCACCCAGTGCATCGAGTGCAAAACCAAAGAGGAGGCCTTCGAAAAGTCCCTGGGTCTTTAA
- the fabD gene encoding ACP S-malonyltransferase, producing MKKIAFLFPGQGSQKVGMGQDLYEAFEDVKAIFTAADQASGLPITKLCFEGPMETLTETVNLQPAITAVNLACLVGIVKKGITPQLCAGHSLGEYSALYAAGVVSATDCIKLVYKRGELMQREADRHKGAMSAVVGMTIDQLRPTVEQAATSGIVAIANHNSAEQIVITGAPDAVQSTGDAAAAQGARAIALKVSGAWHSPLIQGAEADFKAFLDGVTFHAPNYPIIHNVTADTAAEPDQIKRLMAAQLCSPVRWYDSVLKMLASGIDVFVEVGPGKVLTGLVKKIVPAGHDVQLFNVYDMKTLETFLDAVA from the coding sequence TTGAAAAAGATTGCATTCTTGTTTCCCGGGCAGGGCTCGCAGAAGGTGGGCATGGGCCAGGATCTCTACGAGGCCTTCGAGGATGTAAAAGCCATTTTTACGGCGGCCGACCAGGCGTCGGGCCTGCCGATCACAAAACTGTGCTTCGAGGGCCCCATGGAGACCCTGACCGAAACCGTCAACCTTCAGCCGGCCATCACCGCCGTCAACCTGGCCTGTCTGGTCGGCATCGTAAAAAAGGGGATCACCCCCCAACTTTGCGCTGGGCACAGCCTGGGTGAATACAGCGCCCTCTATGCCGCGGGGGTGGTTTCGGCCACCGATTGCATCAAGCTGGTATACAAACGCGGAGAGCTCATGCAGCGCGAGGCCGATCGACACAAGGGCGCCATGAGCGCCGTGGTGGGGATGACCATCGATCAGCTCCGCCCCACTGTCGAACAGGCGGCAACCAGCGGGATCGTCGCCATCGCCAATCATAACAGCGCCGAGCAGATCGTCATCACCGGTGCGCCCGACGCGGTGCAGTCGACCGGAGATGCCGCAGCGGCCCAGGGGGCTCGGGCCATTGCGTTGAAAGTCAGCGGAGCCTGGCACAGCCCCCTGATCCAGGGCGCCGAAGCGGACTTCAAGGCCTTTCTGGATGGCGTGACGTTTCATGCCCCCAACTATCCAATCATCCACAACGTCACAGCGGATACCGCCGCCGAACCCGACCAGATCAAGCGACTCATGGCGGCCCAGCTTTGCAGCCCGGTTCGCTGGTACGATTCGGTCTTGAAGATGCTCGCCTCAGGAATCGACGTGTTCGTGGAAGTCGGCCCCGGTAAGGTGCTCACCGGATTGGTCAAGAAAATCGTCCCGGCCGGTCACGATGTCCAGCTGTTCAATGTGTACGATATGAAAACCCTCGAAACATTTCTCGATGCGGTGGCCTGA